gaacaccttaccaTCATTTCATGCACGAATTATATTTAAACTACACCATAATGAATCTGATAAATGGACTTGACCAAGAAAAACAATTCTGGATCACTTTTAATCCAGGAAGTAAGATTGATGTCTGATGAATCTGGCAGACATGTTGGCGTTGCAAGAATCCCttatacaaattaaaatattgttagCCTATTACTCATAATGAAAGAAATTCACATACAAAAACAACTATACATTGTTTTAGGACTCACTGAATCTTGAAAATGATCATGGACAATGAACATATGAAAGatagaaacttttatttttagattaaaattttaattgtttatgaTACAAgccatttatatatattacatactTCAATATCACTATCAAATTGTAATGTATGAAAGGTATATACAAAAAACGGCATGCATTGGTTAACTTTGTGAATATTGTTAGTGAATATAGATACGTTTTTTTTGCATCTTTCAGTTTTTTCAATACTCAGGAATTTACATACCCCCATACACCACTATCCCAGTCCTGACAAGGGAATAAAGGGATACATACGGAAAAAATGCCATAAACAACTTGTATCTCTAACTAATTGATTTTTAACAATTGGAATATTTTAGGTtacatataaattataatttattagtCTCTCCTCGCTCGCTCTCTGTTCATAgacagacagaaactttgtaACAACATAACGCATCTCTAAAAAGAATATGAATTCTTTCCATAACAAGTGGTTTACAAACCCGATGTTGGATTGCTATTGTTTCTTATCATCCCTATATTTCGCAGTTTGAAACAATATTGACAGACAATAACCAATGTTGGTTGATTTCTTAAAAATACAGGAAAATACCTAATTTTTATTGAACTAGTACAATTTTTTGTTTAAGGGACAGCTGCAGCCCGCCTCTGCGTGCGGGATTTTCTCCCTGGCTGATGACCTATTGGTGGCCCACGGCTGTTTTATACTTTGTTCGGGTTATTATCtctgacacattcaccattttcaTTCTAAATCTTACTTATCACAAGAAAGAAATAATGATTAATCTCTGATTAATAAACTGCAAAGTAATAGTCATACCAATCAGGTGAGTGagctgttttgtttttcttacatTTAGTCTATATATTCTGTTTATTTCCCAATTATTCTTAGTATGAGTATATAAGAATCCGACATAATAATAAACCCCAGCTAACAACTTACATGTAACTTTGAGTTAACTCTTTTGAACCTTCTCTGATAACATTTACACCGtacatttatgatatatataaaagagaTGCAATAAAGTAGACGACATCTTAATCACTATGACAGACAAAATGATACACaaaataacattgagaatggaaatggggaatgtgtcaaagagacaacagtccGACCGAAGAGCAAGCATGAGCctaaagccaccaatgggtcttcaatgcagcaagaaaaatCCCGCCCCCTGAGGTAGTCCTCATCTGGCCTCAAAAtgaaattgtgtactagttcagtgaaaatggacgtcacattccaaaacatataaatgaactaaaatttaaaaaaccacatacaagactaacaaatcccagaggctcctgacttgggacagatgcaaaaatgcagcgggattaaacatgttttgagaGATCTCAATCCTTCCCAAAAACCATAGCTTGTTTTTGCTAGAGCGAATACAAAAAGATGAATTCTAAAATTTGCGACATGTGGTGCTACACAAAAGGTACTGacggtaaacatggtaaaaaaaaacaaaaatattttagaccAGATTTTATAACCTATtcgacaaaatatttgttttgaaagattttttttcttcaaaattcatagaaaaacaattttgagaaaaaaaacaacatgatcACAGAAACGATATGATATATGTTACACAAGATTAAACATTGTCAAACAAAATCATTATCACTTTTATTCTACAACTAGAAATGTACTGTTTACTATAATAATAACATGGTATATATATTCTGATTCAATAATAACAAACACTATTGATGTTATCTTCTCTAGATCCTCAAGCAATATCAAATGATATCAGTGCCTTATATTGAGAACACTCTGACATGAAAAAATAGCTTTCTAtatttaatacatttgtaatagTGTCTGCCGAACTTTAAcagcatattattttttttttgtaaaacatatacaatattGCAATGGTTTTCTCTTCTCGCAATATCTAGGGGTGTTAGTCCTTCCCATTTAAGGTTAACGTCTGCATCAttctttaataaaaaatcaacaatCTTTGTATGACCGTAAACACAAGCTATAAATACAGGAGACTCTCCTGTAATcatacacttattaatgtcagccttattggttattaacatctgtactacttcagtatgtcctacCTGACAAGCAATGAACAGAGGTGATGCTCCAGTATgtctacacttattaatgtcagcattattcgttattaacatctgtactacttcagtatgtcctccctgacaagcaatgtacagaggtgatgATCCAGAatctctacacttattaatgtcagcatTATTCGTTATTAACATCTTTACTATTTCAGTATGCCCTTGCTGGCAAGCAATGAACAGAGGTGATGCTCCAAtatctctacacttattaatgtcagcatTATTCGTTATTAACATCTTTACTATTTCAGTATGCCCTTGCTGGCAAGCCATGAACAGAGGTGATACTCCATCATtatctctacacttattaatgtcagcatTATTCGTTATTAACATCTGTACAACTTCAGTATGTTCATTCTGACAAGCATGCAACAGAGGTGATGCTCCATCATCAcaacacttattaatgtcagcgTTATTGGTTATTAACATCTGTGCTACTTCATtatgtccttcctgacaagcAACGAACAGAGGTGATGCTCCAATATcgctacacttattaatgtcagcatTATTCGTTATTAACATCTTTACTATTTCAGTATGCCCTTGCTCGCAAGCCATGAACAGAGGTGATACTCCATCATTATCTCTACACTTAATAATGTCAGCATTATTCGTTATTAACATTTGTACAACTTTAGGATGTTCATTCTGACAAGCATATAACAGAGGTGATGCTCCATCATCAcaacacttattaatgtcagcatTATTGGTTATTAACATCTgcactacttcagtatgtccttcctgacaagcAATGAACAGAGGTGATGCCCCATCATCACGACAATGGTTTACATTACCGATACAATGATGTAAACACCATTTAACCAGATCAATATATCCTATATATGAGCACTGTATTAATGAAGTGCTATTGCTTTTTGTGTCACATATACTAGCCAATTGTTTTTGTTGcgatatttctaaaccttttacATGTACAAGAAACCTATGTGTGAAGATAGGATCGTCCATATTGATATTACAGAAGACATCTGCTACCCGTCTTTTCAACCAGTCATCTACCAGTCTATTTATATACATTTGCTGATATCTTTCCGGTACAGTTATTATGAATTCATCGCTACtgcttttttcttcaaataaaaacCTTTCACGAATAAAATTATATGAAGcatttttaattaaacaatataTCATAACACTGCCAAAGTAATAAGCAAGAAAGTCAAACAGCTTGTCATGAATAGTTCTGTACACGTCATCATCCTTTCTGATAAACGTATGAGTTAGTGAATCCAGCTCATCACGAAGTACCAATCGAGATGTTCCTTTCACAACTTTACAAGCTTCATATGTGttctttataattgttttgatatcTTTATTGACATCTTCTGTGAGCCATTCTTCTTTAATATGATTGTTAAACATGACACACAGAGCAAGTGCACAGTATTTGACATGTGCTCCTTCTAGCTGTAATTTATCTATCTCTTCTTTGTAAACTGAAAATGGATTTTTAAAGAACTCTAACATTTTCAGTTTTGTGTTTTTGCTGTATAATTTGCATAATAGAGGAAAACTGTCAAACATGTGATTAAATTCCGTGATTTTAGAAGCGTTTGTCTTCAAGTAAAGTTTAGCAataaattgtttttctgtttttgataAACATAGATCCTCAGACAAAAGATTACATTCACAGGATTGATAAAATGAcaaagatttcatttttttatctttgtaaACTTGTAGTCTACAAgacataattaatttaaacagtTTCTTTTCTactaatgatttgattttttCCATCTGATTTTTCCAGCTTTCAAATTTCATAGGATTTATGGTATATGTTCCACAAAAGTCATCAACAACAAACATGATTTGTTTATTTGGATTGTACCAATGGATAATATCTTCAGGATTTGTTACCGGTATGATCTCATACCTTTCTTGCATTCGAAGAGCAACATGACGCACCAACGAAGACTTTCCTGTTCCCGAACTTCCGGTGACAACAACACAACCATTTTCTTTAATACATTTTAATACACTCTTTGCTCCATTTGTTTCTATAAACATTTTGTCCTCTTCTGCCCAAATTTCCAATTCCTCTTTAATTtgacctaaaataaaaaaatgatatttctgTTAAATCTTTACAATTACTTTCAGACTGACTACAGTGACCTTGCCATAATGACCTGTactttatataaaatttacaaaatgtttgTCTTGAGCTTTCCTGATTCCTacgtaaaagaaataagtttccGATCCAGATAATGTCTTCTCATAGAATTTACTTCAACAGGAATCTCAAGAACTAAAATTTTGGAAAACTTAAAAGTAAaaaaggtgggttttttttcattcattgttgtGTACAACTTGCTCTTGTGTTGTTCTATTGCATCAGGGAATGAAAAGATTGCCCGCTCACCAAAATGTTTAATCAAGCCACATTCTGTAAATAttcctgtccaaagtcaggagcgtAATTCAGTAGTTGTTCTTATACTGTATAACATACTTGCTTTTCATTTGTTGTATGTGCACAATTCATGCagttgtgttttaatttttttcatttgagcTTTTTTCATTAATTACTTGGTTTAGCATTATTTCAAACTGAAAaggacctataattgttaatgacTAATTCATTAtgatctctggtggatagttgaatcatggcaatcataccacatccatCGCCTTATCTTATTTTAGGTACAAGCCATGTACAACTTGGCCAGAGGGAGTTGGCACCTAAGTTTTAGCAAATTACCTCAATTTATCAACCTGAAATTAGTAATCAATCCTGAACTGTACAAATATCCCTGACATTATGCGTCACTATGGTACAAgagtaaaaaagaagaaaaaaagtctCATAACTCCTTTAAAAATATCCAATTCAAATTCACAGTACAGAGTGATCAACAAAACATGATGGCAGCAAATGCTACCAAATATGAGATCTTTCATCAAGACGGACTCGATGATTTCCATTCACAAGGCTTTATTGTCACAATACTAAAATATTTCCGCTGCTTGATACACACGTAAAGGTCGAACCCTTAACAGTTTAGGCAAGTATGGACGCAATATTCAAacctgatacagctctgaatttggattaagattaaatatttaACATAGCATATGTTTCTAAccaaatgaatgtggtcttagaacttaaccagatgctccacagggcgcagctttatacggccgcagaggtcgaaccctgaaacgttgggctagtatggacacaacattcaaactggatacagctctgaatttggattgtgattaaatagttgacacagcatatgtttctgacacagaatgaatgtggtctaatgaacttaaaatgttgttttttgcttttgagcaattcactattttgttgaatattaaccctttgatatttgaagaaaatttctttttcatttctgaaatctgaaataagaaaaattgaaccccaccaATCCTTTTTCCcctcccctttcccttattccaaaaatgatctcaattcaaatttctaatggagttttcatcaataactactcatttaaatacatcataaaatataaatgtcatacagtcatgatttaagttgatttgacTACTATTCTAGACAAAGACAGATAActccaatgcaacattttatattggcaaatttccaatgaagttcattaaactaaaatttttggcaaatttccaatggaatttattaaagaTAATTTAAGAGGAGTTTAGGTGAGCtattaaaatgagtttcaattaccaaccttacactgcttttaaattatgttttgtacttaagtaattgtccataAACCTGGAAACCCTTTTCCCCCTTATTTGCACcttaacggtttgagccataactcccaaagacaattcttaccaaccctttgtggtattccaatatccaaaatctaaatacatggtaagattcatcatatcaaagaaccccaagaattcaatttttgatgaaatcaaataaagtacaattttggaccctttagacctcaatgtggaccaatatGATAACCggtcctaaatattaaaaatctaaatacatggttagattcagcatattgaagaaccccatatattgaatttttgttgaaatcaaacaaagtttaattttgaaccccgatttgaaccaacttgaaa
The window above is part of the Mytilus edulis chromosome 6, xbMytEdul2.2, whole genome shotgun sequence genome. Proteins encoded here:
- the LOC139529009 gene encoding uncharacterized protein; protein product: MAALSEEENYVRLALLLKGVAPRAIRVPDSTTFDVTLMICLIRNLASINQPINGFDRLPLPVETTPGADLARIKWYRNILAHHDSNKMATADYNTAWSNISDSVSRLGGQPMKQECQELKVKILDQSNQEIMLEVKQSQKEMKELRLAVNNPIPLNIRGQIKEELEIWAEEDKMFIETNGAKSVLKCIKENGCVVVTGSSGTGKSSLVRHVALRMQERYEIIPVTNPEDIIHWYNPNKQIMFVVDDFCGTYTINPMKFESWKNQMEKIKSLVEKKLFKLIMSCRLQVYKDKKMKSLSFYQSCECNLLSEDLCLSKTEKQFIAKLYLKTNASKITEFNHMFDSFPLLCKLYSKNTKLKMLEFFKNPFSVYKEEIDKLQLEGAHVKYCALALCVMFNNHIKEEWLTEDVNKDIKTIIKNTYEACKVVKGTSRLVLRDELDSLTHTFIRKDDDVYRTIHDKLFDFLAYYFGSVMIYCLIKNASYNFIRERFLFEEKSSSDEFIITVPERYQQMYINRLVDDWLKRRVADVFCNINMDDPIFTHRFLVHVKGLEISQQKQLASICDTKSNSTSLIQCSYIGYIDLVKWCLHHCIGNVNHCRDDGASPLFIACQEGHTEVVQMLITNNADINKCCDDGASPLLYACQNEHPKVVQMLITNNADIIKCRDNDGVSPLFMACEQGHTEIVKMLITNNADINKCSDIGASPLFVACQEGHNEVAQMLITNNADINKCCDDGASPLLHACQNEHTEVVQMLITNNADINKCRDNDGVSPLFMACQQGHTEIVKMLITNNADINKCRDIGASPLFIACQQGHTEIVKMLITNNADINKCRDSGSSPLYIACQGGHTEVVQMLITNNADINKCRHTGASPLFIACQVGHTEVVQMLITNKADINKCMITGESPVFIACVYGHTKIVDFLLKNDADVNLKWEGLTPLDIARRENHCNIVYVLQKKNNMLLKFGRHYYKCIKYRKLFFHVRVFSI